The Catenulispora sp. EB89 genome includes a region encoding these proteins:
- a CDS encoding AMP-binding protein, with protein MSQTAPSTAVPDPYAERPWLRFYAAGVPTDVTVPDVPVTRLLDDAARDFGDRTALVFFGRKTTYKQLRRDVDRLAGALRELGVAKGDRVALVLPNCPAAVTAFFAITRLGAVMVACNPLYTDSELRHQLTDSGAKVAIVFDGAYATLDAARPGTAVEHVISVCLADFLPSFKRKLLDLPIGAAREKRERLITPLPPGARAVPYSEFLETSPGPVDQEPVEPAQDLAVLQYTGGTTGRPKGAMLTHRNLVANAHQVQAWDQNAVSGRESVLCVLPLFHVYGLMLCVITGVRLAGTLVLLPTFDPELVLDAVKHERPTVFPGVPPIYSKLLEHEKIGKYDLRSIRTCISGAMRLPVDTIDAFQKATGGRLAEGYGMTESSPVTLANPLNANSRPGTIGLPLPNTHVKIVDEFRQDRVLPIGAAGELVVFGPQLFQGYWNQEDETKLALRNGWLYTGDIGVMSPDGYVTLIDRKRDVVIASGFSIYPSEIEDVLREHPAVYDAAVIGVPDPYRGETVKAVIQLAEGMSVTAEELDVFAHQHLAPYKVPKLIAFREDLPRNMIGKVLRRVLREEHAAEHPEQDKEAPGQDPFADFKR; from the coding sequence GTGAGCCAGACCGCCCCGTCTACAGCCGTGCCCGATCCCTATGCGGAGCGGCCCTGGCTGCGGTTCTACGCAGCGGGCGTGCCCACGGACGTGACCGTCCCGGACGTCCCGGTGACCAGGCTTCTGGACGACGCGGCGCGCGATTTCGGCGACCGGACCGCCCTGGTGTTCTTCGGCCGCAAGACCACCTACAAGCAGCTGCGCCGGGACGTCGACCGGCTGGCCGGCGCGCTGCGCGAGCTCGGCGTGGCCAAGGGCGACCGCGTTGCCCTGGTGTTGCCGAACTGCCCGGCCGCGGTCACCGCGTTCTTCGCGATCACCCGCCTCGGCGCCGTGATGGTCGCCTGCAATCCGCTCTACACCGACTCCGAGCTGCGGCACCAGCTCACCGACTCGGGCGCGAAGGTGGCGATCGTCTTCGACGGCGCCTACGCCACTCTGGACGCCGCCCGGCCCGGCACCGCGGTCGAGCACGTCATCTCGGTGTGCCTGGCCGACTTCCTGCCCTCGTTCAAGCGCAAGCTGCTGGACCTGCCGATCGGCGCGGCCCGGGAGAAGCGGGAGCGGCTGATCACGCCGCTGCCGCCGGGGGCGCGCGCCGTGCCGTATTCGGAGTTCCTGGAGACCTCGCCGGGCCCGGTCGACCAGGAGCCGGTCGAGCCGGCACAGGACCTGGCGGTCCTGCAGTACACCGGCGGCACCACCGGCCGGCCGAAGGGCGCCATGCTCACCCACCGGAACCTGGTCGCCAACGCGCACCAGGTGCAGGCGTGGGACCAGAACGCCGTCTCGGGGCGGGAGTCGGTGCTGTGCGTGCTGCCGCTGTTCCACGTCTACGGCCTGATGCTGTGCGTGATCACCGGCGTGCGGCTGGCCGGGACCCTGGTCCTGCTGCCGACGTTCGACCCGGAGCTGGTGCTGGACGCCGTGAAGCACGAGCGGCCCACGGTGTTCCCCGGCGTGCCGCCGATCTACTCCAAGCTGCTGGAGCACGAGAAGATCGGGAAATACGACCTGCGCTCCATCCGGACCTGCATATCCGGCGCCATGCGGCTGCCGGTGGACACCATCGACGCCTTCCAGAAGGCCACCGGCGGCCGCCTGGCCGAGGGCTACGGCATGACCGAGTCCTCCCCGGTCACGCTGGCCAACCCGCTGAACGCCAACTCCCGGCCCGGCACCATCGGGCTGCCGCTGCCGAACACCCACGTGAAGATCGTCGACGAGTTCCGGCAGGACCGCGTGCTGCCGATCGGCGCGGCCGGGGAGCTGGTGGTGTTCGGTCCGCAGCTGTTCCAGGGCTACTGGAACCAGGAGGACGAGACCAAGCTCGCGCTGCGCAACGGCTGGCTGTACACCGGCGACATCGGGGTGATGTCGCCGGACGGCTACGTGACGCTGATCGACCGCAAGCGGGACGTGGTGATCGCCTCCGGGTTCTCGATCTACCCCTCGGAGATCGAGGACGTGCTGCGCGAGCACCCGGCGGTCTACGACGCGGCGGTGATCGGCGTGCCGGACCCCTACCGCGGGGAGACGGTGAAGGCGGTCATCCAGCTCGCCGAGGGGATGTCGGTCACCGCCGAGGAGCTGGACGTCTTCGCGCACCAGCACCTGGCGCCGTACAAGGTGCCCAAGCTGATCGCGTTCCGCGAGGACCTGCCGCGCAACATGATCGGCAAGGTGCTGCGGCGGGTCCTGCGCGAGGAGCACGCGGCCGAGCACCCCGAGCAGGACAAGGAAGCTCCGGGGCAGGATCCCTTCGCCGATTTCAAGCGGTGA
- a CDS encoding ketopantoate reductase family protein yields the protein MRYIIIGAGAVGGTIGGRLAESGRDVVLVARGAHLEALQRDGLRLLTPDSDLRLPIPAVAGPQELGELRRDDVLVLCVKSQDTAGVLNQWAQAPVAGGGTAAELLPVVCAQNGVENERTALRLFQNVYGLCVWLPSVHLEPGVVAANCTPQSGILTVGRYPDGVDDVIKQIGHDLGESRFDAPVVDDVMRWKYGKLLSNLGNAIEAVGDVAADDDLAERLIEVCRQEGIRVLNAAGIPFVGSAERQAVQGDRMDFVEIAAVPRGGGSSWQSLARGTGSIETDYLSGEISLIGRTHGVPTPVNALMQRLSALFAAEGRAPGSLPLTELAELVEQAQGSAA from the coding sequence ATGCGCTACATCATCATCGGCGCCGGCGCGGTCGGCGGCACCATCGGCGGCCGGCTGGCCGAGTCGGGGCGGGACGTGGTCCTGGTCGCACGCGGTGCGCACCTGGAGGCCTTGCAGCGGGACGGGCTGCGGCTGCTCACCCCGGACAGCGATTTGCGGCTGCCGATCCCGGCGGTCGCCGGGCCGCAGGAACTCGGCGAGCTGCGGCGGGACGACGTGCTGGTGCTCTGCGTGAAGTCGCAGGACACCGCCGGCGTGCTCAACCAGTGGGCCCAGGCGCCGGTCGCCGGCGGCGGGACCGCGGCGGAGCTGCTGCCCGTGGTCTGCGCGCAGAACGGCGTGGAGAACGAGCGCACGGCGCTGCGTCTGTTCCAGAACGTGTACGGGCTCTGCGTCTGGCTGCCCTCGGTGCACCTGGAGCCCGGCGTGGTGGCGGCGAACTGCACGCCGCAGTCGGGCATCCTGACCGTCGGCCGCTACCCGGACGGCGTCGACGACGTGATCAAGCAGATCGGCCACGACCTCGGCGAGAGCCGGTTCGACGCGCCGGTGGTCGACGACGTCATGCGCTGGAAGTACGGCAAGCTGCTGAGCAACCTGGGCAACGCCATCGAGGCGGTGGGCGACGTGGCCGCCGACGACGACCTGGCCGAGCGGCTGATCGAGGTGTGCCGGCAGGAGGGGATCCGGGTCCTGAACGCGGCCGGCATCCCGTTCGTCGGCTCCGCCGAGCGTCAGGCCGTCCAGGGCGACCGGATGGACTTCGTCGAGATTGCCGCCGTCCCGCGCGGCGGCGGCTCCAGCTGGCAGAGCCTGGCGCGCGGGACCGGGTCGATCGAGACGGACTACCTGTCGGGCGAGATCTCGCTGATCGGGCGGACCCACGGCGTCCCGACCCCGGTCAACGCACTGATGCAGCGACTGAGCGCGCTGTTCGCCGCCGAAGGGCGGGCTCCGGGGAGCCTGCCGCTGACCGAGTTGGCGGAGTTGGTGGAGCAGGCTCAGGGGTCTGCGGCCTGA
- a CDS encoding SigE family RNA polymerase sigma factor: MADQARLEEFAEYAAARQSHLKRTAFLLCGDWHEAQDLTQTALLNLCKAWHRAKRADSIDAYAQKTLINAYLGGRRKRSREREVQASVAVTASPFAREDQPDLRLALLAALTELPPRGRAVVVLRFWADFSIEDTAAALGCSTGNVKSHSSRALAKLRELLGDSLADFEYSREGGQR, from the coding sequence ATGGCCGACCAGGCACGGCTGGAGGAGTTCGCCGAGTACGCGGCGGCTCGGCAGAGCCATCTGAAACGCACGGCGTTCTTGCTGTGCGGGGACTGGCATGAGGCGCAGGACCTCACGCAGACCGCGCTGCTGAACCTGTGCAAGGCATGGCACCGCGCGAAGCGGGCCGACTCCATCGACGCCTACGCGCAGAAGACGCTCATCAACGCCTACCTCGGCGGCCGGCGCAAGCGGAGCCGGGAGCGCGAGGTCCAGGCCTCGGTCGCGGTGACGGCCTCGCCTTTCGCCCGGGAGGACCAGCCCGATCTGCGGCTGGCGCTGCTGGCCGCGCTGACGGAGCTGCCGCCGCGCGGCCGGGCCGTGGTGGTGCTGCGGTTCTGGGCGGACTTCAGCATCGAGGACACGGCCGCCGCGCTCGGATGCTCGACCGGCAACGTGAAGAGCCATTCGTCGCGGGCCCTGGCCAAGCTGCGGGAGCTGCTCGGGGATTCCCTCGCCGACTTCGAGTACTCGCGGGAGGGCGGGCAGCGATGA
- a CDS encoding lipid-transfer protein: MSRTDSVAVAGVGMHPWGAWGKPFVEYASAAARAALADAGLGWRDVQLVVGGETIRNGYPGFVAGSALSQALGWQGAPVASCYAACATGAQALSTARAHILAGLADVVLVVGADTTPKGFFAPVGGDRPDDPDWLRFRLLGATNPAYFGLYARRRMALRGSTEDDFAAVKVKNARAGALNPNARFRAEVDAETVLNSPMVSDPLRLLQICATSDGGASVVLTSEDYARRLNKDAVRIRAVSAPTPTYPRTVPDFPYLASDSTATTQPAPRTFRESLAHAAYEAAGLGPQDMDLAEVYDLTTAMELDWYEEIGLCDPGDAEKLLHDGATSLGGRVPVNPSGGLSSFGEAIPAQAIAQVCELTWQLRGDAGARQVAGARVGVAVNQGLFGHGSAIVVGRA, from the coding sequence ATGAGCCGCACGGACTCCGTCGCAGTGGCCGGCGTCGGGATGCATCCCTGGGGCGCGTGGGGAAAACCCTTCGTGGAGTACGCCTCGGCCGCGGCGCGCGCCGCCCTGGCCGACGCCGGCCTCGGCTGGCGCGACGTGCAGCTGGTGGTCGGCGGCGAGACGATCCGCAACGGCTACCCGGGCTTCGTCGCGGGCTCGGCGCTGTCCCAGGCGCTGGGCTGGCAGGGCGCACCGGTGGCGAGCTGCTACGCGGCCTGCGCGACCGGGGCGCAGGCGCTGTCCACGGCCCGCGCGCACATCCTGGCCGGCCTGGCCGACGTGGTCCTGGTGGTCGGCGCGGACACCACGCCGAAGGGCTTCTTCGCCCCGGTCGGCGGCGACCGTCCCGACGACCCGGACTGGCTGCGCTTCCGCCTCCTCGGCGCGACGAACCCGGCGTACTTCGGCCTCTACGCGCGCCGCCGGATGGCCCTGCGCGGCTCGACGGAGGACGACTTCGCGGCGGTGAAGGTGAAGAACGCCCGCGCCGGGGCCCTGAACCCGAACGCGCGCTTCCGCGCGGAGGTGGACGCGGAGACCGTGCTGAACTCACCGATGGTGAGCGACCCGCTGCGCCTGTTGCAGATCTGCGCGACGAGCGACGGCGGCGCGTCCGTCGTTCTGACCTCCGAGGACTACGCCAGACGGCTGAACAAGGACGCGGTCCGCATCCGCGCGGTCTCCGCGCCGACCCCGACGTACCCCAGAACCGTCCCGGACTTCCCGTACCTCGCCTCGGACTCGACGGCCACCACGCAGCCGGCGCCCCGCACCTTCCGCGAGTCGCTGGCGCACGCGGCCTACGAGGCCGCCGGCCTCGGACCGCAGGACATGGACCTCGCCGAGGTCTACGACCTGACCACCGCGATGGAACTGGACTGGTACGAGGAGATCGGACTCTGCGACCCCGGCGACGCCGAGAAGCTGCTGCACGACGGCGCGACCTCCCTGGGCGGCCGGGTGCCAGTGAACCCGAGCGGCGGCCTGAGCTCCTTCGGCGAGGCGATCCCGGCGCAGGCCATCGCGCAGGTATGCGAACTGACGTGGCAGCTGCGCGGCGATGCCGGGGCCCGGCAGGTCGCCGGGGCCCGGGTCGGGGTGGCGGTGAACCAGGGGTTGTTCGGGCACGGGTCGGCGATCGTGGTGGGACGGGCTTAG
- a CDS encoding Zn-ribbon domain-containing OB-fold protein produces MTDGIPAAPGTDAWFREGPEGFALLAGRCTTCGALSFPPRTVPGCPDPDCAGLEQSPEPLSTHGTLWSYTDARYAPPPPYPRPPDTEFSPYALAAVELTAERMIVLGQVSPDIATESLRVGMTMELVPGTLVSSAGVEEKVWNWRPIGPSEESIADSAAYDAYLGEAHA; encoded by the coding sequence ATGACTGACGGCATACCGGCCGCTCCGGGAACCGACGCATGGTTCCGCGAAGGTCCGGAGGGCTTCGCCCTGCTGGCCGGCCGCTGCACGACGTGCGGCGCCCTGAGTTTCCCCCCGCGGACCGTCCCCGGCTGCCCCGACCCCGACTGCGCGGGCCTGGAACAGAGCCCTGAGCCGCTGTCGACGCACGGAACTCTGTGGTCGTACACAGACGCCCGTTACGCTCCCCCGCCGCCCTACCCGCGGCCCCCGGATACCGAGTTCTCTCCCTACGCGCTGGCCGCCGTCGAACTGACCGCCGAGCGCATGATCGTGCTCGGACAGGTCTCCCCCGACATCGCCACGGAGTCGCTGCGCGTCGGAATGACCATGGAACTGGTCCCCGGAACCCTCGTTTCCTCTGCAGGAGTTGAGGAAAAGGTCTGGAACTGGCGCCCGATCGGACCATCCGAGGAATCCATCGCCGACTCGGCGGCATACGACGCATACCTCGGGGAGGCGCACGCATGA
- a CDS encoding MarR family winged helix-turn-helix transcriptional regulator, with translation MSEHTSAHTAEHEDEDDQELVPATGGSLAGRGHRPVRYRPSTGYLPWLLTMCDRELARHMTRLLAELDLTEAQYGVLQALVHLRRASSATLARSVSVTPQAMVGLVAALERKGYITREFGRGAGRVIDAEVTARGKEAYEAAKRRVRALDRSLRRSYTDEEFDQLVGLLERLPGVLGRLDDQRGSRRRVDD, from the coding sequence GTGTCAGAACACACATCTGCACACACCGCCGAGCACGAGGACGAGGACGACCAGGAACTGGTCCCCGCCACCGGCGGATCACTCGCCGGCCGCGGCCATCGCCCGGTCCGGTACCGGCCCTCCACGGGCTACCTGCCGTGGCTGCTCACGATGTGCGACCGTGAGCTCGCCCGGCACATGACACGCCTGCTCGCCGAACTCGACCTCACCGAGGCCCAGTACGGCGTCCTGCAGGCACTGGTCCACCTGCGCCGAGCCTCCTCGGCGACGCTGGCCCGCTCGGTCTCGGTGACTCCGCAGGCCATGGTCGGGCTGGTGGCCGCGCTGGAGCGCAAGGGCTACATCACCCGCGAGTTCGGCCGGGGGGCCGGCCGCGTCATCGACGCGGAGGTCACCGCACGCGGCAAGGAGGCCTACGAGGCCGCCAAGCGCCGGGTGCGGGCCCTGGACCGCTCGCTGCGCCGCTCCTACACCGACGAGGAGTTCGACCAGCTGGTCGGGCTGCTCGAGCGGCTGCCCGGGGTGCTCGGCCGGCTCGACGACCAGCGCGGCAGCCGCCGCCGCGTCGACGACTGA
- a CDS encoding CDP-alcohol phosphatidyltransferase family protein, with product MTIPNLISLARLAGVPLFLGLILSPYYGGPKYDVWALVILALSGFSDWLDGKLARRWNQMTKFGAMIDPLADRLYILATLVGLTIRQIIPLWLPILLVGRDVAMLVLISPKLRKAGYGVALPVHFLGKAATFNLLYAFPLLLLGQISEKPNHLTDIANIFGWAFVGWGTALYLLAGGMYFVQARQLTRDVGR from the coding sequence CTGACCATCCCGAACCTGATCAGCCTGGCCCGGCTGGCCGGCGTCCCGCTGTTCCTGGGCCTGATCCTCTCGCCCTACTACGGCGGCCCGAAGTACGACGTCTGGGCCCTGGTGATCCTGGCGCTGTCCGGCTTCTCCGACTGGCTGGACGGCAAGCTGGCCCGGCGCTGGAACCAGATGACCAAGTTCGGCGCGATGATCGACCCGCTGGCCGACCGGCTGTACATCCTGGCCACCCTGGTCGGGCTGACCATAAGGCAGATCATTCCGCTGTGGCTGCCGATCCTGCTGGTCGGCCGGGACGTGGCGATGCTCGTTCTGATCTCGCCCAAGCTGCGCAAGGCCGGCTACGGCGTGGCGCTGCCGGTGCACTTCCTGGGCAAGGCCGCGACGTTCAACCTGCTCTACGCCTTCCCGCTGCTGCTGCTCGGGCAGATCAGCGAGAAGCCGAACCACCTGACCGACATCGCGAACATCTTCGGCTGGGCGTTCGTCGGCTGGGGGACCGCGCTGTATCTGTTGGCCGGCGGGATGTACTTCGTGCAGGCCCGTCAGCTCACGCGCGACGTCGGGCGCTGA
- a CDS encoding DUF881 domain-containing protein: MPTPPDARNTARRDASMSLLTSLLNDTLDPGYAETAARRKAKGEDAGGSHWTRRPSPTVLLGVAAVALVLVIAAIQTHRQAPAAERERQQLISRVQDAERKNSADESMISTVRGQLQAAQAEALGPEQGKAFTAMSVATGASPVTGPGLEVVLNDAAGADNPSSTDPRQNGTNQSRVLDLDLQHAANGLWAAGAEAVAINGQRLTALSAIRTAGSAIMVDFRPLSPPYTLQAIGDPKSMAAKFADGADGRYLFELKTQYGIGFTTNTKSKLALPAATQLTLSDAVPAP, encoded by the coding sequence ATGCCCACGCCGCCCGACGCCCGGAACACCGCGCGCCGCGACGCCTCGATGTCGCTGCTGACCAGCCTGCTCAACGACACGCTGGACCCCGGGTACGCCGAGACCGCGGCGCGGCGCAAGGCCAAGGGTGAGGACGCCGGCGGCAGCCACTGGACCCGGCGGCCCTCGCCGACCGTGCTGCTCGGGGTGGCGGCCGTCGCGCTGGTGCTGGTGATCGCCGCGATCCAGACCCACCGCCAGGCGCCGGCCGCCGAGCGCGAGCGGCAGCAGCTGATCTCGCGGGTGCAGGACGCGGAGCGGAAGAACTCCGCCGACGAGTCCATGATCTCCACGGTGCGCGGGCAGCTCCAGGCCGCGCAGGCCGAGGCGCTGGGGCCGGAGCAGGGCAAGGCGTTCACCGCGATGTCGGTGGCGACCGGGGCCTCGCCGGTCACCGGGCCGGGGCTGGAGGTCGTGCTCAACGACGCCGCCGGCGCGGACAACCCCTCCAGCACCGACCCGCGGCAGAACGGCACCAACCAGAGCCGGGTGCTGGACCTGGACCTGCAGCACGCCGCGAACGGGCTGTGGGCGGCCGGCGCGGAGGCGGTGGCGATCAACGGCCAGCGGCTCACGGCGCTGTCCGCGATCCGGACCGCGGGGTCGGCGATCATGGTGGACTTCCGGCCGCTGTCGCCGCCGTACACGCTGCAGGCGATCGGGGACCCGAAGTCGATGGCGGCGAAGTTCGCGGACGGGGCGGACGGCCGGTACCTGTTCGAGCTGAAGACGCAGTACGGGATCGGCTTCACGACGAACACCAAGAGCAAGCTGGCCCTGCCGGCGGCCACGCAGCTGACGCTGAGCGACGCGGTGCCGGCTCCTTGA
- a CDS encoding small basic family protein has product MIAAIGLVIGVIAGVVFHPTVPAGLAPYLPIAVVAALDAVFGGVRALLDGIFDDKVFVVSFVSNVLVAALIVYLGDQLGVGSQLTTGVVVVLGIRIFSNAAAIRRHIFHA; this is encoded by the coding sequence GTGATCGCGGCGATCGGACTGGTGATCGGCGTGATCGCGGGGGTGGTCTTCCACCCCACGGTGCCCGCGGGACTGGCCCCCTACCTGCCGATCGCGGTGGTGGCGGCGCTGGACGCGGTGTTCGGCGGCGTGCGCGCCCTGCTGGACGGGATCTTCGACGACAAGGTGTTCGTGGTCTCCTTCGTCTCCAACGTGCTGGTGGCCGCGCTGATCGTGTACCTCGGCGACCAGCTGGGCGTCGGCTCGCAGCTGACCACCGGCGTGGTGGTCGTGCTCGGCATCCGCATCTTCTCCAACGCCGCGGCCATCCGCCGGCACATCTTCCACGCCTGA
- a CDS encoding DUF881 domain-containing protein — protein sequence MQTRPGNEPEPDPQESADGAGAGERDPFTPKVSPVGDDEDRDEGEAEAKAEAEAVAEAEAEAEAETESGADLAETMDLRSLPEEPEVKGVPRRPKKHAGPMSSETVKKPVDESDDEPDQPEQPAEPVLDETVSLEGSAEDLSAAASDDEDEASDEPEPGAEKPDETVDLRELFPEKPAAAEAEPDRPELAETVNLRDLLPEDLEDKTSGDQPAEPEPPVRRRTPSEGEPLRRRPAPGGQPPPRRPGPGQDPRRGPGHPHAGEPGPRRRPPSEHAPDHAPNRRPAPESRAAAAAASGPAAAASGPAAPGKPAKPASVSLGRRRLLAAFWPPRMSRNQAVVGVLLGALGAALAIQVHATNTSDEILRGARSDDLVNILDEVTSRGQSLDAELRNLETQNAAIQDSADKAQAALAQAQQKAKDLQILSGTVKAKGSGITLTITDPQNQLKSATLLNALEELRAAGAEVVQVDDVRVVVSSSFVDLADGGIALDGHELTQPYVYKVIGDPNTLGPAMQIPGGVVATVKSSPGANATIVPGQVLVDAVVPLPNPDYAKAG from the coding sequence GTGCAGACGCGGCCGGGAAACGAGCCGGAGCCGGATCCGCAGGAGTCGGCGGACGGTGCCGGGGCGGGGGAACGGGATCCGTTCACGCCCAAGGTGTCGCCGGTTGGCGATGACGAGGATCGGGACGAGGGCGAGGCGGAGGCTAAGGCTGAGGCTGAGGCCGTCGCTGAGGCCGAGGCTGAGGCTGAGGCTGAGACGGAATCCGGCGCGGATCTCGCCGAGACGATGGATCTTCGGAGCCTGCCTGAGGAGCCCGAGGTCAAGGGTGTGCCTCGGCGGCCCAAGAAGCATGCCGGGCCGATGTCTTCCGAGACGGTGAAGAAGCCGGTCGACGAGAGCGACGACGAGCCTGACCAGCCGGAGCAGCCTGCTGAGCCGGTGCTCGACGAGACAGTGAGTCTCGAGGGTTCCGCCGAGGACCTGTCGGCCGCCGCGAGTGACGATGAGGACGAGGCTTCCGACGAGCCCGAGCCTGGCGCGGAGAAGCCCGACGAGACGGTCGATCTCCGAGAGCTGTTCCCGGAAAAGCCGGCTGCCGCTGAGGCTGAGCCCGATCGCCCGGAGCTCGCCGAGACGGTGAATCTCCGGGACCTGCTTCCCGAGGACCTCGAGGACAAGACCTCCGGCGACCAGCCGGCCGAGCCCGAGCCTCCCGTCCGCCGCCGTACGCCCTCCGAGGGCGAGCCGCTTCGCCGTCGCCCCGCGCCCGGCGGCCAGCCTCCGCCGCGGCGTCCGGGGCCCGGGCAGGACCCGCGTCGCGGCCCCGGGCACCCGCACGCGGGCGAGCCCGGCCCCCGGCGTCGTCCGCCGTCCGAGCACGCTCCGGATCATGCTCCCAACCGCCGCCCGGCGCCCGAGTCGCGTGCGGCCGCGGCGGCGGCATCGGGTCCCGCGGCAGCCGCCTCCGGCCCCGCGGCGCCCGGCAAGCCCGCGAAGCCGGCCTCCGTCTCCCTCGGCCGCCGGCGGCTCCTCGCGGCGTTCTGGCCCCCGCGCATGTCGCGAAACCAGGCCGTGGTCGGCGTGCTGCTGGGGGCGCTCGGTGCGGCCCTGGCGATCCAGGTGCACGCCACCAACACCTCCGACGAGATCCTGCGCGGCGCGCGCAGCGACGACCTGGTCAACATCCTCGACGAGGTGACCTCGCGGGGGCAGAGCCTCGACGCCGAGCTCCGCAACCTGGAGACGCAGAACGCGGCGATCCAGGACAGCGCGGACAAGGCGCAGGCGGCGTTGGCGCAGGCCCAGCAGAAGGCCAAGGACCTGCAGATCCTGTCCGGCACGGTCAAGGCCAAGGGCTCCGGCATCACCCTGACCATCACCGACCCGCAGAACCAGCTGAAGTCCGCGACCTTGCTCAACGCGCTGGAGGAGCTGCGGGCCGCCGGGGCCGAGGTGGTGCAGGTCGACGACGTGCGGGTGGTCGTCTCCTCGTCCTTCGTGGACCTCGCCGACGGCGGCATCGCCCTCGACGGCCACGAACTGACCCAGCCCTACGTCTACAAGGTGATCGGCGACCCGAACACGCTCGGGCCCGCCATGCAGATCCCGGGGGGCGTGGTGGCGACCGTGAAGTCCTCGCCGGGGGCCAACGCCACGATCGTGCCCGGGCAGGTGCTCGTCGACGCCGTGGTGCCGCTGCCGAACCCGGACTACGCCAAGGCCGGATGA
- the gcvH gene encoding glycine cleavage system protein GcvH: MTPEELKYTAEHEWVRSGDADSVRVGITDYAQEQLGDIVFVQLPEVGAKITAGEPCGELESTKSVSDLYAPLTGTVTAVNAELDSSPELVNSDPYGEGWIFDVQPDDASEVDALLDSKGYEATIAE; this comes from the coding sequence ATGACCCCCGAAGAGCTGAAGTACACCGCCGAGCATGAGTGGGTCCGCTCCGGCGACGCCGACAGCGTCCGCGTCGGGATCACCGACTACGCCCAGGAGCAGTTGGGCGACATCGTCTTCGTGCAGCTGCCCGAGGTGGGTGCCAAGATCACCGCCGGCGAGCCGTGCGGCGAGCTGGAGTCCACCAAGAGCGTCAGCGACCTGTACGCGCCGCTGACCGGCACCGTCACCGCCGTCAACGCCGAGCTGGACTCCTCACCCGAGCTGGTGAACTCCGACCCCTACGGCGAGGGGTGGATCTTCGACGTCCAGCCCGACGACGCCTCCGAGGTCGACGCGCTGCTGGACTCGAAGGGCTACGAGGCGACCATCGCCGAGTAG
- a CDS encoding FHA domain-containing protein, protein MPFCTRCGNANQAGSRFCSHCGTALAESPLPGDPLVPEGAAERTSTMSLVSVEAAAEAEVGGGGEETERIGLGPADREALAALPAGSALLVVRRGPNAGSRFLLDADVTTVGRSPDSDIFLDDVTVSRRHAEFVRSAQGFLVRDVGSLNGTYVDRNLIQEALLRDGDEVQVGKYRLVFHAG, encoded by the coding sequence ATGCCGTTCTGCACCAGGTGCGGGAACGCCAACCAAGCGGGGAGCCGCTTCTGCTCGCACTGCGGCACCGCATTGGCCGAGTCCCCGCTGCCGGGTGACCCCTTGGTGCCCGAGGGGGCGGCGGAGCGGACCTCGACGATGTCCCTGGTCAGCGTGGAGGCCGCCGCGGAAGCGGAGGTCGGCGGCGGCGGGGAGGAGACCGAGCGGATCGGCCTGGGCCCGGCCGACCGCGAGGCGCTGGCCGCGCTCCCGGCCGGCTCGGCGCTGCTGGTGGTGCGGCGCGGCCCGAACGCCGGCAGCCGGTTCCTGCTGGACGCCGACGTCACCACGGTCGGGCGCAGCCCGGACAGCGACATCTTCCTGGACGACGTCACCGTCTCCCGCCGGCACGCCGAGTTCGTGCGCAGCGCGCAGGGGTTCCTGGTGCGCGACGTCGGGAGCCTGAACGGCACCTACGTGGACCGCAACCTGATCCAGGAGGCGCTCCTGCGGGACGGCGACGAGGTGCAGGTCGGCAAGTACCGCCTGGTGTTCCACGCGGGCTGA